CGGCAGGGATCCCACGCCGGTGCACGGGAAGAGTCCGGGCAACGCGGTCATCGGCTCACCTCCGTGGCGAGCACGGCGCGGTAGCTATCCTCGTCGGTGTGCGGGAGGAAGAGACCGCGCTGGTACAGCTCCATGAAGCCGGCATCCGAGGAGAGATCGTGGTACAGCGTCCCGGAGGCGAGCGAAAGCGCCTCCTTCCATCGCCGCCGGTTACGCAGCGCGCCGAGCGCGCCGGCCAGCGACGCGTTCCCAAGGGGTGCGAACCGGGGCAGGGGGATGGGAGGGAACAGCCCGATGGAGAGGGCGGAGCGCAGGTCGAGAAAATTTCCGAACCCCCCCGCGACGTAGACGCGCGCCACCGCCTCCCGCGGGAGCCCCACCGCGGCGAGCAGCGCCTCGGCGGCCGCGCAAAGGGCGGCCTTGGTCCGCAGTACGCTTTTCAGGTCCGACTCGCAGAAGACCACGTCGCGGCCCGTGGCGCTCCTCTCCCCGGGGACCACGACGAACGCTTCGCCGCGCTCGGTGGCGCGGCGCCTCCCGGCGCCGCGGGAGGTGAACCGACCCGCCCGATCGACGATCCCGGCCCGGAACAGCTCCGCGCACAGGTCGAGGATTCCCGATCCGCACAAGCCCGCCGGTCGGCCCCTCCCGATCGCCGTCCATTCCGCCGCCGAGGTCTCCGGTTCGATCCGGACCGACTCGATCGCTCCCGGGTACGCGCGCATCCCGCAACCGACCTCGCCCCCCTCGAAGGCGGGTCCGGCGGAGGAGGAGCAGGCGATCCGCCAATCCCGGTTCCCCAGCACCACCTCCCCGTTGGTGCCGACGTCGAAGAGCAGGCTTACCTCCTCCTGCCGATGCATCCCCGAGGCGAGAATGCCCGCCACCACGTCGCCGCCGACGAACCCCCCGAGGGAAGGGAAGATCCGCCACATCGCCCGCGACGTCGCCGGACCGGTCCCCAAGGATTCTCCCGTCACGGAGGGGTACTCCTTCCGGACCGGAAGGTACGGCGGCCGCCGGATCGGGGAGGGGGGGATCCCGTACAGGAAGTGGGAGATGACGGTGTTCCCCGCGGCGACGACGTCGGTGACTTCCCCCGGCGTCGGTGAGGCATCGAGGAGGCGGCGCACCAATCCGTCCACCCCCGAAAGGAGCCGGCCCCGCAGCAGTTCGAACCCGCCGGTCGTCTCTTCGGCGAACATCACGCGGGAGATGAGATCCTCGCCGCACGCCATCTGCGGGTTGTCCGCCGTTGCGCGGGACAGGACGGATCCGTCCGAGAGATCCACGAGAGTGCCGGCCAGTGTGCTCGTT
This portion of the Candidatus Deferrimicrobium sp. genome encodes:
- a CDS encoding ASKHA domain-containing protein; this translates as MADEPGTIRFLPDGVDVPRIPGESLLSHALRGGVPLLSPCGGESRCGKCRVMVTGETHGGEDPGVLSRAEIASGIRLACRCFPSSGDVSVTILPGSRPARLSAYLDGKDMAGDEPFLPLSRAASGGVSLGLALDLGTSTLAGTLVDLSDGSVLSRATADNPQMACGEDLISRVMFAEETTGGFELLRGRLLSGVDGLVRRLLDASPTPGEVTDVVAAGNTVISHFLYGIPPSPIRRPPYLPVRKEYPSVTGESLGTGPATSRAMWRIFPSLGGFVGGDVVAGILASGMHRQEEVSLLFDVGTNGEVVLGNRDWRIACSSSAGPAFEGGEVGCGMRAYPGAIESVRIEPETSAAEWTAIGRGRPAGLCGSGILDLCAELFRAGIVDRAGRFTSRGAGRRRATERGEAFVVVPGERSATGRDVVFCESDLKSVLRTKAALCAAAEALLAAVGLPREAVARVYVAGGFGNFLDLRSALSIGLFPPIPLPRFAPLGNASLAGALGALRNRRRWKEALSLASGTLYHDLSSDAGFMELYQRGLFLPHTDEDSYRAVLATEVSR